The following coding sequences are from one Loxodonta africana isolate mLoxAfr1 chromosome 18, mLoxAfr1.hap2, whole genome shotgun sequence window:
- the LOC100670829 gene encoding putative olfactory receptor 3A4: MDLGASGNGSVVTEFVLLGLTETPALQLILFAIFLLAYVATVGGNFSILAAILVEPKLHTPMYFFLGNLSLLDVGCITVTVPAMLRHLTSKDRSIPYRSCLSQLFFFHLLAGVDCFLLTVMAYDRYLAICQPLTYSTRMSWGIQQAMVGMSCVFSFSNALTQTIALSALKFCGPNVINHFYCDLPQLFQLSCSSIHLNEKLLFVAAAFMGVAPLVLITVSYAHVVAAVLQIRSAEGRKKAFSTCSSHLTVVGIFYGTGVFSYMRLGSVEASDKAKGVGILNTVISPMLNPLIYSLRNPDVQGALQRVLMGRWPSK; the protein is encoded by the coding sequence ATGGATCTGGGAGCCTCAGGAAATGGCTCAGTTGTGACTGAGTTTGTCCTGCTAGGCCTAACAGAGACTCCAGCTCTACAGCTCATCCTCTTTGCCATCTTTCTTCTTGCTTATGTGGCTACTGTTGGTGGCAATTTCAGCATCCTGGCTGCCATTCTTGTTGAGCCCAAACTCCACACCCCTATGTACTTCTTCCTGGGGAACCTGTCCCTGCTGGATGTTGGGTGCATCACCGTCACCGTCCCTGCCATGCTGAGGCATCTCACGTCCAAAGACAGGAGCATTCCCTACAGATCCTGCCTCTCACAGCTCTTCTTCTTCCACCTCCTGGCTGGGGTGGACTGCTTCCTGCTGACTGTCATGGCATATGATCGCTATTTGGCCATATGCCAGCCCCTCACCTACAGTACCCGCATGAGCTGGGGAATCCAGCAAGCCATGGTCGGCATGTCATGTGTCTTTTCCTTCTCCAATGCACTGACCCAAACAATTGCTTTGTCTGCTCTTAaattctgtggccccaatgtgaTCAATCACTTCTACTGTGACCTCCCACAGCTCTTCCAGCTCTCCTGCTCCAGCATCCATCTCAATGAGAAGTTGCTCTTTGTAGCAGCAGCCTTCATGGGTGTGGCCCCCTTGGTCCTCATCACTGTGTCCTATGCCCATGTGGTGGCTGCTGTGCTACAAATCCGCTCTGCCGAAGGCAGGAAGAAAGCTTTTTCTACATGCAGCTCCCACCTCACCGTGGTGGGCATCTTCTATGGGACAGGTGTCTTCAGCTACATGAGGCTGGGTTCAGTCGAGGCTTCAGACAAGGCCAAGGGGGTTGGCATCCTCAACACTGTCATTAGCCCCATGCTGAACCCACTCATCTATAGCCTTAGGAACCCTGATGTGCAGGGCGCCCTGCAGCGGGTGCTCATGGGGAGATGGCCCTCCAAATAA